A stretch of the Kroppenstedtia eburnea genome encodes the following:
- the codY gene encoding GTP-sensing pleiotropic transcriptional regulator CodY, with product MDLLDKTRRISKILQKNVGHHLVDFDQVAEALCDVIGANLYVVSPEGEILGLAVNHEIENERMQKYLKDRQFPEEYATMLMGVEKTSPNVSVDDPLTAYPVEMKDMFKHGYTTLVPVVGGGDHLGTLVLSRINEKFVDDDLVLAEYGATVVGMEILRERAGKIEDEARSRAVVQLAINSLSFSELEAAEHIFNELEGTEGLLVASKIADRVGITRSVIVNALRKLESAGVVESRSLGMKGTYIKILNNKLLPALEKARS from the coding sequence ATGGATTTGTTGGACAAAACCCGTCGAATCTCGAAAATTCTTCAAAAAAATGTAGGCCATCACTTGGTGGACTTTGATCAGGTGGCGGAAGCGCTGTGTGATGTGATCGGCGCCAACCTGTATGTGGTGAGCCCTGAGGGTGAAATCCTCGGTCTGGCCGTCAATCATGAGATCGAGAACGAACGGATGCAGAAGTATCTCAAAGATCGCCAATTTCCGGAAGAGTATGCCACCATGCTGATGGGTGTGGAAAAAACCTCTCCCAATGTGAGCGTGGATGATCCGTTGACGGCTTATCCCGTGGAAATGAAGGACATGTTTAAACACGGGTACACCACCCTGGTGCCGGTCGTTGGCGGTGGAGACCATCTGGGGACCCTGGTTCTGTCCCGGATCAATGAAAAGTTTGTGGATGACGATCTGGTGCTCGCCGAGTACGGTGCGACGGTGGTCGGGATGGAGATTCTTCGTGAACGGGCCGGTAAAATTGAAGATGAAGCACGCAGCCGGGCTGTGGTCCAGTTGGCCATCAACTCCCTTTCTTTCAGTGAGTTGGAGGCTGCAGAACATATCTTCAACGAGCTGGAGGGTACGGAAGGCTTGTTGGTTGCCAGCAAAATTGCCGACCGCGTGGGCATCACCCGTTCGGTGATCGTCAACGCCCTTCGCAAATTGGAGAGTGCCGGTGTGGTGGAATCCCGTTCCTTGGGGATGAAGGGAACCTATATCAAGATTTTGAACAACAAATTGCTCCCCGCTCTTGAAAAAGCGCGGAGCTGA
- the lepB gene encoding signal peptidase I, which yields MKGGKPRFGSWLRTVLLAVSAALVINQFGLALSVVNGTSMMPTLEDGDRLLINKLHFMFSHPQRNDVVTFKDPSREGKYLVKRVVGVSGDRIEIKGGRLYRNGKKVYEPYIDTDIEDGDFGPVTVKKGSIFVMGDNRHRYASRDSRYPGVGQVPEELLEGKVEWILWRPSLEKFL from the coding sequence ATGAAGGGTGGTAAGCCCCGGTTTGGTTCCTGGTTGCGAACGGTCCTGTTGGCCGTATCGGCGGCGCTGGTCATCAACCAGTTTGGGCTGGCACTGTCCGTGGTCAACGGAACCTCCATGATGCCCACTTTGGAAGATGGGGATCGTCTCTTGATCAACAAACTCCACTTTATGTTCTCCCATCCGCAACGGAATGACGTAGTCACCTTCAAGGATCCTTCCCGGGAGGGAAAGTATCTGGTCAAGCGCGTGGTGGGAGTATCCGGAGACCGGATTGAAATCAAGGGAGGAAGGTTGTATCGTAATGGAAAAAAGGTTTATGAGCCCTATATCGACACAGACATCGAAGACGGGGATTTTGGGCCGGTGACAGTCAAAAAAGGGAGCATCTTTGTCATGGGGGACAACCGTCACCGCTATGCGAGCAGGGACAGCCGCTATCCCGGAGTGGGGCAGGTGCCGGAGGAACTCCTTGAAGGAAAGGTGGAATGGATTCTCTGGCGGCCGTCATTGGAAAAATTCCTCTGA
- a CDS encoding DUF402 domain-containing protein: protein MKTVRAGEILRIESRKHGGAFHRSWKRSVVLDPGDPLLLANRDVEVTESDGRKWLSKGLALCQFHRNHWFNTIIMVDSTGSHRFYCNIASPYSLESQGLVYTDYDLDLLVEPDLTTRWLDRDEYEKNRRRLGYSREVTHRVEAAVAELEHLVTAGREPFTSGFVQKGVHLFLSYEKQLMG from the coding sequence ATGAAAACCGTTCGGGCAGGGGAAATCCTCCGGATTGAAAGCAGAAAACACGGGGGTGCTTTCCATCGTTCATGGAAGCGTTCGGTGGTGCTGGATCCGGGGGACCCCCTCTTGCTGGCCAATCGCGATGTGGAAGTGACGGAGTCCGATGGGCGCAAGTGGCTTTCAAAAGGGTTGGCACTCTGTCAGTTTCATAGAAACCATTGGTTCAATACGATAATAATGGTTGATTCCACCGGCTCCCATCGTTTCTATTGCAATATCGCTTCACCTTACAGCTTGGAGAGTCAAGGGTTGGTCTATACAGACTACGATTTGGACCTGTTGGTGGAGCCGGATCTGACAACCCGTTGGTTGGATCGTGACGAATACGAAAAAAACCGGAGACGTCTCGGCTATTCCCGTGAGGTGACACACCGTGTGGAAGCGGCGGTCGCCGAACTGGAACATCTCGTCACAGCAGGCAGAGAGCCCTTTACGTCCGGGTTTGTGCAAAAGGGTGTTCATCTATTCCTTTCCTATGAAAAACAACTGATGGGGTGA
- the proC gene encoding pyrroline-5-carboxylate reductase produces MADQPTTCFIGAGSMTEALLSGLLSRGMSTGERITIMNRRNHERVRQLARQYGVILPADRKTAVSRADIIILAIKPKDVAEALEQWGRYIHPGQRVISVIAGISTSFIEDRLTTGTAVIRAMPNTSGTVGLSATALCPGRHAGEADLEEAARFFSSIGITVVVKEEDMDAVTGLSGSGPAYIYYLVEALEKAGVTMGLTPAVSRRLTLQTLLGAAKMLQETGEEPAELRRKVSSPGGTTMAGLETLARHRFQDALILAVQQACRRSRELGRSSAGK; encoded by the coding sequence ATGGCGGATCAACCAACAACCTGTTTCATCGGTGCCGGCTCCATGACGGAAGCACTCCTGTCCGGCCTGTTGAGCCGGGGGATGTCGACGGGGGAGAGAATCACCATCATGAACCGCCGGAATCATGAACGGGTCCGTCAACTGGCCCGGCAATACGGGGTCATTCTTCCCGCCGACCGTAAAACCGCTGTTTCCAGGGCGGATATCATCATTCTGGCGATCAAGCCGAAAGATGTGGCCGAAGCATTGGAGCAATGGGGCCGGTATATTCATCCCGGACAGCGGGTCATCTCCGTGATCGCCGGGATCTCCACCTCGTTTATCGAGGATCGTCTCACCACGGGAACGGCTGTCATTCGGGCGATGCCCAACACCTCCGGCACTGTGGGCCTGTCCGCCACAGCTCTCTGTCCCGGCCGTCACGCCGGGGAAGCCGACCTGGAGGAAGCCGCCCGCTTCTTTTCCTCGATCGGAATCACCGTCGTGGTGAAAGAGGAAGATATGGATGCCGTCACCGGTCTTTCCGGAAGCGGCCCCGCCTATATCTACTATCTGGTGGAGGCACTGGAGAAGGCAGGGGTGACCATGGGTCTCACTCCCGCCGTCTCCCGCCGCCTCACCCTGCAAACCCTGCTGGGGGCGGCCAAAATGTTGCAGGAAACCGGGGAAGAACCGGCGGAGCTTCGAAGAAAGGTCTCTTCACCCGGCGGTACGACGATGGCCGGTCTGGAAACCCTCGCCCGCCACCGGTTTCAGGATGCATTGATTCTGGCTGTGCAACAAGCGTGCAGGCGATCCCGGGAATTGGGTCGCTCCTCTGCAGGCAAATAA
- a CDS encoding S8 family peptidase: MSKRETAWFEKPDRFDPGLIREMKRFRDIGGREDEDVIPVIVKLNREADPSRHQDAIDLCKSSSCNRYGGELGLVGGIYGKISPKTIRDLMDHEGVYKIYHDREVRAFLDIATKSVGVTDVRVQEGLTGKGVTIAVVDTGIHPHDDLMKPDPRIVAFEDLVHGRKEPYDDQGHGTHCAGDAAGNGYQSEGLYAGPAPEAELVGVKVLDKDGSGQLSTVIKGVDWCVENKEKYGIRILSLSLGAPAFESYRDDPLAQAVEAAWHRGIVVLAAAGNEGPIPGTISTPGLDPLILTVGAADDRNTPDDSDDIKASYSSRGPTIDLLVKPDVYAPGTNIISLSVPDSPLERQLPENRVGEHYINLSGTSMATPFCAGVVALLLEANPQLSPNDVKSILMSTARKMAGDQAGYLRVGKAVDLAKEYLSIRKVSV; the protein is encoded by the coding sequence ATGAGCAAGAGAGAGACAGCTTGGTTTGAGAAACCGGACCGCTTTGATCCGGGACTCATCCGGGAAATGAAGCGGTTTCGGGATATCGGCGGCCGTGAGGACGAAGATGTGATCCCGGTGATCGTCAAGCTGAACCGGGAGGCCGATCCTTCCCGGCACCAGGACGCGATCGATCTCTGCAAAAGTTCCTCCTGCAACCGATATGGCGGCGAGTTGGGATTGGTGGGTGGTATTTACGGAAAAATCAGCCCCAAAACGATCCGGGATCTGATGGATCATGAGGGAGTCTACAAAATTTATCACGACCGGGAAGTGCGGGCCTTTCTCGATATCGCCACCAAATCCGTCGGAGTGACTGATGTCCGGGTTCAGGAAGGTTTGACGGGGAAAGGGGTGACGATCGCCGTGGTTGACACGGGGATCCATCCCCACGATGACCTGATGAAGCCTGACCCCCGGATTGTCGCTTTCGAAGATCTGGTCCACGGTCGTAAAGAGCCCTACGATGACCAAGGACACGGGACGCACTGTGCGGGGGATGCCGCCGGCAACGGGTACCAATCGGAAGGTTTGTATGCCGGTCCGGCTCCGGAAGCGGAGCTGGTCGGGGTGAAGGTGCTCGACAAGGATGGGAGCGGTCAGCTCTCCACTGTGATCAAGGGTGTGGACTGGTGTGTGGAGAACAAGGAGAAATACGGAATCCGCATCCTTTCCCTCTCTCTTGGAGCACCGGCCTTTGAATCTTATCGGGACGACCCCCTGGCACAAGCGGTGGAAGCAGCCTGGCATCGTGGAATTGTGGTTTTGGCCGCAGCGGGCAACGAAGGTCCGATCCCGGGGACCATCAGTACCCCTGGACTGGACCCCCTCATCCTGACTGTCGGAGCCGCAGATGACCGTAACACCCCCGATGACAGCGACGACATCAAAGCTTCTTATTCCAGCCGGGGGCCGACCATCGATCTGTTGGTCAAGCCGGATGTCTATGCCCCTGGGACCAATATCATCTCCCTGTCGGTTCCGGATTCTCCCCTGGAGCGGCAATTGCCGGAAAACCGGGTGGGTGAACATTACATCAATCTCTCCGGCACATCAATGGCGACTCCCTTCTGTGCGGGGGTTGTGGCCCTTCTGTTGGAAGCCAATCCCCAACTGAGCCCCAATGATGTCAAAAGCATCTTGATGTCCACCGCCCGGAAAATGGCAGGGGACCAGGCCGGTTATCTCCGTGTGGGCAAAGCGGTCGACCTGGCCAAGGAATATCTCTCCATCCGGAAGGTTTCGGTCTGA
- a CDS encoding GNAT family N-acetyltransferase: MNLRSFQLSDIHAVTSIWQLTASRQREQETLKILSKQLACDRDLVVVAETEGRVVGAIVGTMEKDTGFFYCLAVHPEFQGCGVGRQLAELLEKRFYSKGVRRIQVMVDEGTEKLFPFYRHLGYQGTCQSSILEKKWLYNLQDVLDSAN, encoded by the coding sequence ATGAATCTGCGTTCTTTTCAACTTTCCGATATCCATGCGGTAACGTCCATCTGGCAGTTGACGGCTTCCCGTCAACGGGAACAGGAGACGTTGAAAATCTTGTCCAAACAGCTGGCCTGTGACCGGGATCTGGTGGTGGTGGCTGAAACAGAGGGACGGGTGGTCGGTGCCATCGTGGGGACGATGGAAAAAGACACCGGCTTTTTCTACTGTCTTGCGGTACATCCCGAGTTCCAAGGGTGCGGAGTGGGACGTCAACTGGCAGAGCTGTTGGAGAAACGATTTTACAGCAAGGGTGTTCGCCGGATTCAGGTGATGGTGGATGAAGGGACGGAAAAGTTGTTTCCTTTTTACCGTCATCTCGGTTATCAGGGAACCTGCCAGTCTTCGATTTTGGAGAAAAAATGGCTGTATAACCTGCAGGATGTGTTGGATTCTGCCAATTGA
- a CDS encoding VanW family protein encodes MEENNKLPHDKEQENGEQPQSADAEAGKEPDRSGLEAGGQEKLSFAGPEPAAAAEKETAPEEKAPAGESTAGWLSKLGEKITGTISRIPGLRRPLTKLGPVGTALGTITAGVLVLGLGTLLMTGGITGHTSAKVKPTPLKWILTYEDQTWEADLGKMGFDGKDPKTLDREKWEKWFEKVQKDVEISAVDARMERLGSPIEPEKEGKRIRVEEVEAWIANLPKGINKPRKLPVETLKPKVTAAQLEQVDQKRIGRYTTRYNPGEINRTTNVRLSSQAINNLVLSPGEEFSFNKTVGQRTAQRGYKNATVIVNGEFTDGMGGGICQTSSTLYNSVDHAGLEVTARFSHSKEVTYVPKGRDATVAWYGPDFKFRNSLSKPVLIKSTANGGYLTVEIFTSP; translated from the coding sequence TTGGAGGAGAATAACAAACTCCCGCACGATAAAGAGCAGGAGAATGGGGAACAGCCGCAATCAGCGGATGCTGAAGCAGGGAAAGAACCGGATCGATCCGGGTTGGAGGCCGGCGGGCAGGAGAAGCTGTCCTTTGCCGGACCGGAACCAGCCGCAGCGGCGGAAAAGGAGACGGCTCCGGAGGAGAAAGCACCTGCCGGAGAGTCGACTGCCGGATGGTTGAGCAAACTGGGAGAGAAAATCACCGGTACGATCTCCAGAATACCGGGGTTGCGACGGCCATTGACGAAGCTGGGGCCCGTGGGAACGGCTCTGGGAACGATCACGGCGGGGGTTTTGGTGCTGGGGCTCGGTACCCTGCTCATGACAGGGGGAATCACTGGGCATACGAGCGCGAAAGTGAAACCGACACCACTCAAATGGATCCTCACCTATGAAGACCAAACCTGGGAAGCGGATTTGGGGAAAATGGGTTTTGACGGCAAGGATCCAAAAACATTGGATCGTGAGAAGTGGGAAAAATGGTTTGAAAAAGTGCAAAAAGATGTGGAAATCTCCGCCGTGGATGCCCGTATGGAACGGTTGGGTTCACCGATTGAGCCGGAGAAAGAAGGAAAGCGCATCCGGGTGGAGGAGGTGGAGGCGTGGATCGCCAACCTCCCCAAAGGGATAAACAAGCCCCGGAAACTGCCGGTGGAGACCTTGAAGCCAAAGGTGACCGCCGCTCAGCTGGAACAGGTGGATCAAAAGCGGATCGGGAGGTACACCACGCGCTATAACCCCGGTGAGATCAACCGGACCACCAACGTCCGTCTGTCCAGCCAAGCGATCAACAACCTGGTGTTGAGTCCAGGGGAGGAGTTCTCCTTTAACAAAACCGTGGGACAACGGACGGCACAGCGGGGTTACAAAAATGCCACCGTCATCGTCAACGGGGAATTCACCGACGGGATGGGGGGAGGGATTTGTCAAACCTCTTCCACCCTGTACAACAGTGTGGATCACGCCGGATTGGAAGTGACCGCACGTTTTTCCCACAGTAAGGAAGTCACCTATGTTCCCAAAGGACGGGATGCAACGGTGGCTTGGTACGGGCCGGACTTCAAGTTCCGCAACAGCCTGTCCAAACCGGTTTTGATCAAGTCCACCGCCAATGGAGGTTACTTGACGGTGGAAATATTTACGTCGCCGTAA